In the Haloferula helveola genome, one interval contains:
- a CDS encoding 3'-5' exonuclease, with product MSEATPRPRRTPRRRSAPSSPKGNDAPRRSAPTKAETALLPAFEGLGHEQIHVPATRTECMDAVEQVIAAGLGGFDTEAKPTFKAGQKSDGPHVVQFALADRAFIFQLHRKECEKAAAVLIASGKVLKVGFGLKNDHGQIRDRLGIALSPVLDLDQVFRKLGYTRQIGVRGAMGALLKLGFKKSKSITTSNWAAPELRPNQLLYAANDAYAALKIMEALQRDGHLEP from the coding sequence ATGAGCGAAGCCACCCCCCGCCCCCGCCGAACCCCACGCCGCCGTTCCGCCCCCTCGTCACCGAAAGGGAACGACGCGCCACGACGGAGCGCACCGACCAAGGCGGAGACCGCCCTTCTTCCCGCCTTTGAGGGTCTGGGCCATGAGCAGATCCACGTGCCCGCCACCCGGACCGAGTGCATGGATGCCGTTGAACAGGTCATCGCCGCGGGACTCGGTGGGTTTGACACCGAGGCAAAGCCCACTTTCAAGGCCGGGCAGAAAAGCGATGGCCCGCACGTCGTGCAATTCGCCCTGGCGGACCGCGCCTTCATTTTCCAACTCCACCGCAAGGAGTGTGAGAAGGCCGCCGCCGTGCTGATCGCTTCAGGGAAAGTGCTCAAGGTCGGCTTCGGGCTGAAGAACGACCACGGGCAGATCCGCGACCGGCTCGGCATCGCGCTGAGCCCCGTGCTCGATCTCGACCAGGTCTTCCGCAAGTTGGGCTACACCCGACAGATCGGCGTCCGCGGCGCGATGGGCGCGCTGCTCAAGCTTGGCTTCAAGAAGTCGAAGTCGATCACCACCAGCAACTGGGCCGCGCCCGAGCTCCGTCCCAACCAGCTCCTCTACGCCGCCAACGACGCCTACGCCGCGCTGAAAATCATGGAAGCGCTACAGCGGGATGGGCATCTCGAACCGTAG
- a CDS encoding helix-hairpin-helix domain-containing protein, which yields MILRLTFVILSLAGFIRAEPLERIEGCSLVPTDWADGDSFLVRIPEGKEELTVRLYGVDCIETRASDDSDARRLRAQRRYFGISDHGGTPQASIDAAKAWGKKATVRTRELLAKPFTLHTARADARGDGKHARIYGFITTAEGKDLAAQLVTEGLARAYGVYRETPDGLSRDDWKEELADLEFQAANRRAGIWKLTDWDRLPEERRIERAEEAELKIAIDGAQAEQGSINPNTAARDELMKLPGIGEVTANRIIEGREDGKYQTAEDLQRVNGIGTKTLERITPFLTFE from the coding sequence GTGATCCTCCGCCTCACCTTTGTCATCCTTTCCCTCGCCGGCTTCATCCGCGCCGAGCCGCTTGAACGCATCGAGGGCTGTTCGCTGGTCCCGACCGACTGGGCGGATGGCGACAGCTTCCTCGTCCGGATTCCGGAAGGCAAAGAGGAACTGACCGTGCGCCTCTATGGGGTCGACTGCATCGAGACCCGCGCCTCCGACGACTCGGATGCCCGGCGCCTGCGCGCCCAGCGCCGGTATTTCGGAATCTCCGACCACGGCGGCACTCCGCAGGCTTCGATCGATGCGGCGAAGGCGTGGGGCAAGAAGGCCACCGTCCGCACCCGGGAGCTGCTCGCGAAACCGTTCACGCTCCACACCGCTCGCGCCGACGCCCGGGGCGACGGCAAACACGCCCGGATCTACGGCTTCATCACCACCGCCGAAGGCAAAGACCTCGCCGCCCAGCTCGTGACGGAAGGACTCGCCCGGGCGTATGGCGTCTATCGCGAAACTCCCGACGGACTGAGCCGCGATGATTGGAAAGAGGAACTGGCCGACCTCGAATTCCAAGCCGCCAACCGTCGCGCCGGCATCTGGAAACTCACCGACTGGGACCGCCTCCCTGAAGAACGGCGGATCGAACGTGCCGAGGAAGCCGAACTCAAGATTGCGATCGATGGCGCCCAAGCGGAACAGGGGTCCATCAACCCGAACACCGCCGCCCGCGACGAACTGATGAAGCTTCCCGGCATCGGCGAAGTCACGGCCAACCGGATCATCGAGGGTCGCGAGGACGGCAAATACCAAACCGCCGAGGACCTCCAACGCGTCAACGGCATCGGCACCAAGACCCTTGAGCGAATCACGCCCTTCCTCACTTTCGAATAG
- a CDS encoding acyltransferase family protein: MEPTRRLRSLDALRGFDMLWIIGLDAFFRGLAAATDVPFLDAWAHQLEHVPWDGLRAYDLIFPLFMFLSGVAIPWSVGAKQDGGKSRLKLALGILRRVVLLVVLGMVYNGLLDLRFETLRVASVLGQIGMAYGFAALTWLFVRHNGGRIAVMTGLFVLVAVLQLLVPVPGHGAGVLTEEGIINGWIDRHLLPGRLYGGSFDPEGILCFVSAAVLPLAGAFAGERLRKAPAPRLANVLLLAGCGGVAIMAGWLSQTLGYPPIKAGWTGTFNLYAGGISLVLLAVFHLAIDFVRFNWSLPLQIVGMNPLTIYLLARIVPFAAIATFFAGGIARLSGDFGPVILAATTLLIEWLVLWVLWKKKIFLRV; encoded by the coding sequence ATGGAACCCACCCGACGCCTCCGCTCGCTCGACGCGCTTCGCGGCTTCGACATGCTCTGGATCATCGGGCTCGACGCCTTCTTCCGCGGACTCGCCGCGGCAACCGATGTCCCGTTCCTCGATGCCTGGGCCCACCAGCTGGAACACGTGCCGTGGGATGGCCTGCGCGCCTACGACCTCATCTTCCCGCTCTTCATGTTCCTGTCCGGCGTCGCGATTCCGTGGTCGGTCGGCGCGAAGCAGGACGGAGGAAAGTCCCGCCTCAAGCTCGCTCTCGGCATCCTCCGCCGGGTCGTGCTGCTGGTGGTTCTCGGCATGGTCTACAACGGGCTCCTCGATCTCCGCTTCGAAACGCTGCGCGTTGCCAGCGTGCTCGGCCAGATCGGCATGGCTTACGGATTCGCCGCCCTGACCTGGCTGTTCGTCCGGCACAACGGCGGCCGCATCGCGGTGATGACCGGACTGTTCGTCCTCGTCGCGGTCCTCCAACTCCTCGTTCCCGTGCCCGGCCATGGGGCCGGAGTTCTCACCGAGGAAGGCATCATCAACGGCTGGATCGACCGCCACCTTCTGCCCGGAAGACTCTACGGCGGGAGCTTCGATCCGGAAGGCATCCTCTGCTTCGTATCCGCCGCGGTGCTTCCTCTCGCCGGAGCCTTTGCCGGCGAGCGATTGCGGAAAGCCCCGGCTCCCCGATTGGCGAACGTCCTCCTCCTCGCCGGTTGTGGCGGCGTTGCCATCATGGCCGGCTGGCTGTCCCAGACCTTGGGATACCCGCCGATCAAGGCCGGGTGGACCGGCACCTTCAATCTCTATGCCGGCGGCATCTCGCTCGTCCTGCTCGCCGTCTTCCACCTCGCCATCGACTTCGTCCGCTTCAACTGGAGCCTGCCGCTGCAGATCGTCGGCATGAATCCGCTGACGATCTACCTTCTCGCCCGAATCGTCCCCTTCGCCGCCATCGCCACTTTCTTCGCCGGAGGAATCGCCCGGCTCTCCGGCGACTTCGGCCCCGTCATCCTCGCCGCCACCACGCTCCTCATCGAATGGCTCGTGCTCTGGGTGCTTTGGAAGAAGAAGATCTTCCTGCGGGTGTGA